A portion of the Anoxybacillus gonensis genome contains these proteins:
- a CDS encoding methyl-accepting chemotaxis protein — MMTIKQRLLFHSLATPVIAGAIIVFIIINMLSIQSSNQDFVPLMMKAQHLQAELKATKQSLSNYAYSPTEGNKQEVIVHLAESEKLLQALNKGLTEPYFRSALEQANKKFAELAKQSNEALDANHVAEVRRQSMRAEGVLNDVYVVNTYVSEYYTYMQKTLQKQIDRVITISLVAIAVVLLFAGFSGVRLTQKMSTPLRKIAENAKQIANGNLRIEPVKYNGKDELADLNAAFTTMADQLNALLQSVDTVSKQVEAFAKEIDEETKVLTEINNQVAVSTNELSAGAQSISEDLQSAVQLIERMEGTVQENVGRTEQTARYSDEAVVAITNGQAALAEQKGFIDENTKATASIEQSTKQFATYASKIEDMAKAVADIATQTNLLALNAAIEAARAGEAGKGFAVVAEEVRKLAEESSKATSQIFEMVQLIQSGLTNVTEAVRRGVDIAEAQAKAIETTTDAFAQIENKVHHITTDIQALVVGMNESKELGKNVLQNVESISAVVEQSAAGSEQIAASMVEQLEAFKKMSEKVTMLRQLTDDLQQTMAKFQMK, encoded by the coding sequence ATGATGACGATTAAACAACGGTTATTATTTCACTCATTAGCCACACCCGTCATTGCGGGGGCGATTATCGTGTTTATCATTATAAATATGCTTTCGATTCAATCGTCAAATCAAGATTTTGTTCCGCTCATGATGAAAGCGCAACATTTGCAGGCAGAGCTAAAAGCGACGAAACAAAGTTTAAGCAACTATGCTTACAGTCCGACAGAAGGAAATAAACAAGAAGTGATCGTTCATTTAGCGGAATCGGAAAAGCTGCTTCAAGCATTAAATAAAGGGTTAACTGAGCCGTATTTTCGTTCTGCCCTTGAGCAAGCGAATAAAAAGTTTGCTGAGCTTGCGAAACAATCGAACGAAGCGCTTGATGCAAACCATGTAGCGGAAGTGCGCCGCCAGTCGATGCGCGCGGAAGGGGTATTAAACGATGTGTACGTCGTCAACACGTATGTGAGCGAATATTATACGTACATGCAAAAAACGTTACAAAAGCAAATTGATCGCGTCATTACGATTTCACTTGTGGCGATTGCTGTCGTATTATTGTTTGCGGGATTTAGCGGCGTCCGTTTAACGCAAAAAATGTCGACGCCGTTGCGAAAAATCGCAGAAAACGCAAAACAAATCGCCAACGGCAATTTGCGTATTGAGCCTGTAAAGTATAACGGAAAAGACGAATTGGCCGATTTAAATGCGGCGTTTACGACGATGGCCGATCAATTGAATGCATTGCTTCAATCAGTCGATACGGTCAGTAAGCAAGTCGAAGCGTTTGCGAAAGAAATTGATGAAGAAACAAAAGTGTTAACAGAAATTAACAACCAAGTCGCTGTGTCAACAAACGAATTATCCGCAGGGGCGCAAAGCATTTCCGAAGATTTGCAAAGTGCGGTACAGCTCATTGAGCGAATGGAAGGAACTGTACAGGAGAACGTCGGTCGGACGGAGCAAACAGCCCGTTATAGCGATGAAGCGGTTGTAGCGATTACAAATGGACAAGCCGCGTTAGCAGAACAAAAAGGATTTATTGATGAAAATACGAAAGCGACTGCTTCGATTGAACAATCGACTAAACAATTTGCGACGTATGCAAGCAAAATTGAAGATATGGCCAAAGCGGTCGCTGATATTGCGACGCAGACGAACTTGCTTGCGTTAAATGCGGCCATTGAAGCGGCGCGAGCAGGGGAAGCGGGCAAAGGATTTGCCGTCGTTGCTGAAGAAGTGCGCAAGCTTGCGGAAGAATCGTCGAAAGCGACAAGCCAAATTTTTGAGATGGTACAGCTCATTCAATCAGGGTTGACGAATGTGACCGAAGCGGTTCGTCGCGGGGTGGACATCGCGGAAGCGCAAGCGAAAGCGATTGAAACGACAACCGATGCGTTTGCACAAATTGAAAATAAAGTGCATCATATTACGACAGATATTCAAGCGCTTGTCGTCGGCATGAACGAATCAAAAGAGCTCGGCAAAAACGTTTTACAAAACGTTGAAAGCATTAGTGCGGTTGTCGAACAGTCAGCAGCAGGAAGCGAACAAATTGCCGCTTCCATGGTGGAACAGCTAGAAGCGTTCAAAAAAATGAGCGAAAAAGTGACGATGTTGCGCCAACTAACAGACGACTTACAACAAACGATGGCAAAGTTCCAAATGAAGTAA
- a CDS encoding putative holin-like toxin: protein MIAVEDALTLMIAFASLIVAVIAVAKDKK, encoded by the coding sequence ATGATTGCAGTTGAAGATGCACTAACGTTAATGATTGCCTTTGCATCTTTAATTGTCGCAGTAATTGCGGTTGCTAAAGATAAAAAGTAA